In Rutidosis leptorrhynchoides isolate AG116_Rl617_1_P2 chromosome 6, CSIRO_AGI_Rlap_v1, whole genome shotgun sequence, the DNA window tccaaaatttgatatattcgagtctgaaaattattaataatttcataccttgattagtgattcgtgatcgtttgagatatcttttaattacactaagcttttcgtgctgataacgtgttataattcagtaggcttataactacctttaatggttacaaaaacaaagagagaaaaagagagaagaaggagagaagaaggagagaagaaatattgatattgatatttcaagagaaatggtgcaccttaaatgactaccatacatgtctatttatagcataaaaaatattactatgcaagaaatataataataataaaattaacatccaatctagatattttataacaaaaaACATTATTTCAGGAGATGTACAAATCAAGGCAATAACATAACGCCAATACCTTTGACATCAATACCATAGTTGAGTTCAAATGTTCGATCCATAGCTCTGTAAAAAGTCTGTGAGGGAGGTTTTATCGACATGTACGCAGGGTTTCAACCCGATCCACATACCGTATGGATTAATGGATTAGGTCCCTGTTATTCGGTTCGGGTTTCTGCCCGGAAACGCATGTATACGTGAAAAATGATCGCGTGAGTGGTTTTCGCTCCCCATCAGTGGTTCCAAACCCAACTTTCCAAAATAAAGGCAATAACATAACCAAATGGTCTTTAATTAACTCACTATAGAAACAAAAACTTAGCATAGTACGTCACTACAACAAAGATGAATGATAACATGAAAGAGTAGCTAAGATGCTTTGTCCATGAGTTGTATGGGTGCCAGTATATTAGTCTTGCTTGTTTCAACAATACACCCATTCATCACCATCTCCTCTACCATAAAATGAGCTTTCTCCAAGTGAAACATTATGTCCAACTCACACTTCAAAtgccaatatttatatttataaccaTTAGAATATAACCAAAATGCAAAATGATATTAGCTTCACATTTTTATCTGTAACGTAATGAGTATAACTTGCATGAGTTGCACAAATTATGACTTACCACATTGCCAAAATGTCGGTCCATAGTTTCAACTAAAAGATGTATGAATTCCAATATCGCTAGTTCATTCTGCATAGAATAAATAcacgtgaatcgctggtcaacacgGACCTTTGCAGCAAAATCAAGAAACACAATCTAGACGAGGTTCGTACAGGATttagattttttattttttattataaaaaaacGTTACAGAAAAGAGAAGGCATGGCTTACTTCTTCATTGTCAACTCCAACCAGAAAGAACAATGAGGCATAACGTCTGTATACAATTTTGTAGTTCCGGTGCTCAACGAATGAACACTGTTGTTAACCAAGTGAAAAAGAGATGTCAAAGCATTGTATCAAACATATAACCAAAAGTAATACTGTAATTTAAACATGTAAGTGAAGGGTGATGCAAAATACATAGACATAGTGCTAAAGATAACAGATAAAGCTAACTAGGCTCGGTAGGAAAAGGCTTATAAAAAACTCTAGGTTATAGTCCAACTAAATTAAGAGGCTGCTTGAATGTGCATCTTGAATGTTTGGCAAAAAGTTCGAATCCATATTATACGCTTGAGTTTCATATTATGACTGTTCTAAAAGTTCGAATCAATATTATAATCTTatgtttaatattttaatttatatgtaTAATAGCACCTTAATGAATGAACATAAACAAATGAACAATCCCCATTCGAATTCGTTTGGCTTGTTTACAACCATACAACTCTATTAATGAACATACAAAATCCATTAACCTTAGGAATCACTTGATAAATACAACTCAGTTAATGAACCAATTCATATGTAAACACTGCAAATAATCGAACTTTCATTCTCATGAAAACGAAAAGTTCTCAATTTCACTAGGCGAATTCGAATCCAAGTAGCAAAGTAACTGCAAGATTTAATCTGAATTACATCTTTTATGTATATTTCCCTGGTTCTACCATGATCAATCAACACCATGTTTGTGTGCTCGCGCATATAACACATCGGTTTCggttcggttttcattttgaattcggttttcggttcaggGTTCGGctttgcccaaaaaaaaaaaaaaaattcaaaacccaATACACCCGAACAGAATACACCGAAcataccgaaaaccgaaccgatgaacacccctataaTATGGATATCTGAATAATACAAAATACTAAATCTAAAATACTATAagcacatataaatataaatattcattGAATTTCAAAATCCATAGAGTCATTTAGTACTAAATATTTTCACAGGATCTGTAGTCAATTGACCTAATTCTAAGCTAATAAATGAGTATATCGATTGTGAATTATAGAGACACAGATACAAAATTGGGGGAAAATGGATACCTGTTGTTCGTTACGAGCGAGG includes these proteins:
- the LOC139855498 gene encoding AP-4 complex subunit sigma-like yields the protein MGIRFIVMVNKQGQTRLAQYFEYLTLEERRALEAEVVRKCLARNEQQCSFVEHRNYKIVYRRYASLFFLVGVDNEENELAILEFIHLLVETMDRHFGNVCELDIMFHLEKAHFMVEEMVMNGCIVETSKTNILAPIQLMDKAS